The Quercus lobata isolate SW786 chromosome 4, ValleyOak3.0 Primary Assembly, whole genome shotgun sequence genome segment TGATCGTATTTTAAGAGGCTCAACTTTCTCATCATTAGTGTTCCAGAAGCCCAAAAATGCTGGTGATAAAACACATCAATGAGCCCAAGCCTAACCCAAACCCTAACCCAAATCCAACAGATTCGTGCCTTTACTTTATTTCTCTTTGAGAGAGTTTGGATTCGGATTATTTCAAGTTGCGTTTCTAATGTtgcgttttctcttttttttttttttttggttcagccTACAATGGTTGACCGATCTTCTGTGAacagtgttcttgtgcactgttcacgggtcccacaaactccactttttatcaactttttcattaaaaatgggtctcacaatactattcacacatttaaaaattattttgttacagtgttttcagttttcagttttcagttttcagttttagcaaaataagttcaatccaaacagaccctttaTCTTTACTCTCTCTAGTCTTTACGCCTAAAACTGAAATCTCTCATCCGCCGAAAAAATGTCCCAAACAATGGAACCTGGTCCACAACCTTTGATCCTGCAACAAGGGAAGAACCATCTCCCACATGACGTCGTGCTCAACATCTTGGCAAGGCTACCGGTCAAGTCACTCCTAAGATTCAGGTGCGTTTGCAAACCCTGGGACTCCTCAATCACTAGTCCTAATTTCATCTCCACCCACCTTAGTATcgtcaacaacaacaacgatgATGATCATGCTTATCTCATACAAACCTGTATTCAATATTTTTCCTGTAAGATTCCAATGATCTGTAAGGTTCTTTGTTGTGACCGCACGTTTGATTCACTTTTTGAGTATTCAGTTCCctctgttttttgtttaaacCTGTCCGAAATGGTCGGTTCATGCAATGGTTTAGTGTGTCTCGCTCAACGTGGAAAGCTTTCCACTACTTCTGATGCTATATATTTGTGGAACCCCAGCATTAGAAAATTTAAGAGATTACCTGATTCGTGTTCTAATGGCAAAGGTTTTTGGCTTTCTACCGGGTTTGGTTATCAGTCCAAGACAAATGACTACAAAGTTGTAAAGCTTCGGGGTACTCCAGTTGTGGCTGAGGTTTACACATTATGCTCTGACTCGTGGAGAAAGGTTGAAATCTCGTTGAGATCCAAAGTTGTGGTCTCCGGTATCGAACCTTCTTCGTCTCCCCTATTTTTTAGTGGGGCTTTGCATTGGATTGCTTATCATAGTGAAGGGGAAGTGGAATTCCAGGATCCAACGAtgattttgtcatttgatgTCGATAATGAGAAATTCGGAGAGATGGCACTCCCTGCTGGAGATAAATTGTCTGAGCACAGTCTGTTTGTGTTCAAGGGAAATGTGGCTTTCATTTCATGTGGATACGCAGAAAACGATGATGACTTACAGTCAGACTCGCAATGCTTCATTTGGGTAATGAGGGATTATGGTGTAGATGAATCATGGAATAAACTTTTGTCCATCCGGTTTGAAAATGCTGATATAATTTTCTATGGTTGCATTGAACATGGTGAACTTCTACTTGATAAGAAAGTCAAGGAAGAATCTAAAGAtggtgaaataaaaatagatgAGTCTATGATTCTTTCAGATGACACTGCGATTGTTTCACTAGACCCTGAAACTTTACATGAGAAGGACCTTGGTATCCTACGATATGTTACACATATAGTTACTACGTTCAAGGAAAGCCTTGTGTTACTTGATGGAGCAACCGGGCTATCTGGATAAGAAGTGAAATCATTAGTGATAATCATTGCATTTTGTTAGGTAAGTGTTATACGATTGAGACCATTATCATGTTGTTTACTTTGGTATCATTTTGTTTTGCCGTTGGCATAAATGTACTGATATGATGTAGGTGAACTTAATTCAGATGTATATCAGCCCTTTATGCTTGTGGGGATTTCATGAAAGAACATATAACATTttaattctgaattttttttgtgtctctCTGATTGTGTTGCAAACTATTAGATTAAACATCTTacttaatccaaaaaaataaaataaaaatggagcaaagaagagggaagaaaaGATGCCCTATGATGAGAATGTTGAAAATGGGCTGTGGAAATTCTTGTGCGGTGAGCATTGGCCCAGCGAAGGTCTTGTGCTTTATTCTTTGATCAAAATGATATATATCTTGCTAGTGGCTGCAGTACATTTGCTATGCTGTTTTAGCTTGTTGTATCTCTTCTCATGGGTTTGCATTTTCTCATTACCCTGAGAGAAAAATTTGAGACAACATATAGTGTTTGAAAAGGATCTAAAGCTTTGTGATCATGGATTGTCAACACCTTCTCTATTCTGGAGTTGCAGTTGTTTCCCCTCATGCTTTGGTGGCTAAATCACATGCTCATTGCCAATGGTATTGAGAATGAATCAGTGTGTTGAGCTGCTAATACATTGCGTTTCCATTAGTATTGTTGTggtcattttataaaaatattttacagtaTCTAGTGTAAGGAAATATGGAAAGTTCTTTTTGAACTTCAAAGTTCATGCTAATGTGGATACTGTTTCTAAGGATGTCACATGACTGGggccattttttttcttggcatgATGTGATTTGACCTGCTTTGATTCACAAGATAAATTTGTTTATTGATGCATCCTATAAAAACATGCATATACTTCATTAGGTGTGATTCATTTTATATGGATTGCACCAAGGCATATGGTACATACTCCATCAAAATTTCAGTACTCATTCCTCACCATTGCTTAAAAGCTTTATTTCATTagggaaaaattaaataaacccaTCTTTCTTCCTTATTTATTCAGAAATCTAAGCAAAATCGGTATCATTGGAGGTTAGCATCAAGCTATTTTTGGTGGAGTTGTTAAGTTTGTTTTGGTCCCAAGGAAAGATTATATCTTTGATTAGAAACAACATCTGAAAGGTCTAAGATCAGCATAGTAAAAACAAGAAACAAGTCTTGGACCCCATGTCGGCAATGACCTGACACAATTTCAGAGCAAGCAAGTGAAGAAGCAAGTCAAAATTCTAAGCTGTTGAATATACTGACCCACTCCGCCAAGATGCAAGATGGATTAGTAAGCTTTCAAGCATGTTTTTTGAATTGCTTAATACTTCAAAGTgaactttaaataaataatagatcAATGACAACTTCAGAAAAATAATGCCATCCAAGAAGGTGACAATAACAAGCGAGGAGTTTAGCATATCATAGTGCAAACCTCAGCAAAGTAGTTCATTCATTATTGTTGACGAATTGGACCAAATCAACCGAAGTGATAAGAACGCACCTGAATGGACCCAAGTGGACTGATATAGACCAAAATTGACTGAAGTGGAGGGAATATCGGACTGAATTGACTGAAGAGGACTGAAATAGACTGGGTGGGACTGAATTAGACCAAATGGACTGAAATGTTATGCTGATAAACGTTTAGCTTCatcttttagatattatatagatatagatatgtAGTTTCACAAAGATTCAAGCAATCTATTAAAGCATGATCCAACAATTACAAACTATTAAAGCAGAGATCTTATGTAGAAGAGTATGAAGTTTTGCCATGTGGCTTCTTCTTTGATCACTTccagattttttcttttttaaaagaaaattaaattaacttCTAACTCATCACTAGCATTTAAACTCCTCTTCACTCATTTGTGTCTCTTCGTAATCCCAACTTATCAAACCAATGTTTCTACTCATTTTTCAAGTCTTAATTCAACCCTCTTATATAGTGTtaattaatggagatatatggTTAAGGAAGATATAAATCACTTTACGAAAAAAGGAAATGTACAGTCTAACCTCAACACccataattcttttatattccCGATTCTTGAATCGAAAATTGGATCTACATTTCATTTCTTCTTGGCAAAACTCAAGGTAttttctacattttattttcttctctcttttttattctttaaatacttttttttttttttttgaatatcaAATAAGTATCTCAGTATTTGCTACATCAAGTTAGACCAAACTGTTTGTGATCCTTCAAATTGtaggtgatttatttttttatacaaaaatgcatgaaaatgttAGGTCCATCATAAGCATAAAGATGATCATAGATTCAGATATTGACAAACAATTGAGATACTGCATTCATAGATTCTGATAGCATTTGTCccttttgaaaatctaaacaatttataaGATTCTAGCCACAAATATTCAGCATATAATCTATGACGCAAAAATAAGTTTGGTATATTCTTTGGTAGAAACAAGATGggactaaataaaattttttagttagatgcacaccaaattttttttttttaagctttccTGTAGTATTTACATGGTCTAGTTTAAAGTAGAATTTCATTGGCAGAATTAGTGACATATTCATTCAATCAAATCAATGAACAATAAGGGTATGTCATATGTGATCTTTTTACTCTAAATGTTATTTCATtcagttattattttttattttatatatatactactttttttattattagttcctgctttatattgtttttttaaaaaaattgtggctAATAATATGTGcttattttacttattaaagCAAATCTATGTTTATTTTGATGTTCATTTCTATGAGTCATCTTCAAGTTTTTCCTACTTAATCAATTCCTATTGATGTAAATAGTGAAGATCAGAATTCCATAGAAACCAAGTTTATTGTTTTAGCTTGAAACcaacataatttaattatatttttatgcaaTGTTTGAGACCAACATAATCTTAGGCAAAGTTTTCCCATGCATCGCATGGGTGTCCAACTAGTTGAACAAGTTACTATATCCATTTAATGTCAATCAAAATATTTCTCTATATCAGAAGAACATTATTCTCATACAAAAATAAGCAAATTACTATTTTGGCTATACAAACAGATGTCTTTAGCTCGTTGTCTATCCTTCTTacactttctctcttttgtgtTTGCAGGAGGCCAAGACAATGAGCCACATGCTTAAAGTGTGTGAATGGTGAAAATGCACAAGAAGTTTGGAGTCATAGCCCGGTGTCATTGGTTCGGGACTGATCCTCGCAGATGAATTTCTCATACATTCTAATGTATGCTCCTCAGCTACTAAAATGAAGGTGGAGCTGCTACAAAGCCTACAATGCTGTTGCCTTCAGAATTAGTTTCTGGGCAGGCACCATCACCTCTACCAGCACAAGTACCTACTGCTTTATACTGGACACCTTCCCCCATAGGGCATGGTGTGAAGTTTTTAAGGTTGACTATAGCACTCTGAAAATCCTAGAGCACCATAAGAATGGAAAGCGACATAAAAAGAATTTGCAAGTACACAATGAGTATCAGAGACTCATCAAAGTCATACACAGACAACAGAAAGTGCAAATGTACAATTCTGAATTGAATCAAGAAGTTTTTAATGAAAACGTTGAGTAATTTGTAAAACAAAGACCTCTAGAAAATCCAACCCCTGAAACTGCTACTGAAGACTGGTAAGAAACATAGCAGCAAGAAAGAGGTAGTAGGTACTTCTTAAGTTTTAGCAGTTGAACCTGAGAGGAAGCCCCAGGATCAATTTGCAGCTCGGAGGCATGGTTTCAAATGAGAACATATGAACAATCAAGAAGGCAAATTGAGCCCTCCAAACCAAAACAGGCGGTTCCTTAAATTTGTGAGTTGTGCAATGTCAACTGTCAAATGTGATTCACAGGTTGCTTTTAAGAGTCATTTGACTGGTACAAAGCACCTGACAAATCTAAAGCAGTTTCATAGCCACCATACTTTGTATGGAGAAGCAGGACTTCCTAATTTCAATGCTCCATCAGAGCATGGACAAATGGGGCTTCTGGTAGTCTACCCATGAACTTCCTTAACTCATCAACTCCAACAACAGTGCTGATGAAGTTGCACCTCATTCCAGGTAGTAAAGTTGCCCCTTGAGAATAAGTTGTGTTGTAAAACTCAAAATGCATATGTTGGAACAGAGCCCGAAAATATAAAAAGGCCAACTGATAAGATAGTTTTGTTTTTCCATTCTCATCATGGAAACTATAGAGATATTCTATGCATGGAGGATACActgataatattatttgaataGTACTATACTCATTATTATGATGCAAGATTGGGTTTTGGAGCTGGTGAATAAGCCTTAGTATTATTAGTATACTAATTCTCATCATTTAGTATAGCCTAGGGGCCTGAGGTATCTTCTACGTTAAATTTCTTTTGGTGGCACAAAATTTACTAAAACAATTGATTGGATTTAAATCACCAACACTCCTGGTTTTGATGGAATCAATAAATAAGAACAATTATGTTAAAGGTAAAAATCAGTTCTTGAAAGGGTGCAGAAACTGGAAGTGGTGACACAATCAAAAAGGAGATGGTGTTCCATTGCAGCTTTCAAACAAAGGACTGTGGGTCATGGAGAATTCGCCTCCTCCATGAAGAAGAGTGATACACAAGACtttgagaagaaaattttaacaattaggATGGATTCACTTTTTATTAGTAGTTCCAAAAAGCTACAATATGAGAAAAATTATACCTGCTGCAGGGTATACCTTCTCACAAGTCACAATTTGAGGGTTTATAATTGATGAGGGATTTCAGAGAGAAGCTTGAGAAAGAAAACGCGTTATACAGAGTtttcaaaagaacaaaagaaactaACTGACAACTAGGAACAGcgtactttttctttatttatttttactgtaCTTTTTTAGTTATTAGTAGTTGAAAGAAGCTAAAATTTGAGAGTTTACATTTGATGAGGAAGATGATTGAGAAAGAGAGCACAAGCGGATTTAATAGTGCACAGATGCCTTATGACATCTCCAAATTATCATATCTTTGGAATTATGAATAAAGAGATGTACAAAATCTAGTAATGTAATGCAATTGATTCCTTTTTGAGCCAATGAGGACAGGTTAGTAGTGAAGAGAAACTTTTGGTTCCAAAAGGCAGGCTATTGTGGATGTAATTTTGATAAGAGGCATACTGACAAGATAGagtatccaaaataaataaacaaatagaaaTTTCTTAGactacaaatacaaatacaaaatcTGCTTttactaaaaacaaatacaaaatctGCTACCTGGAAACTACAAATTTTTAGTTTACATTCATTATGGCATTTGGCAAGGAagtgtagggaatttaaccaaaaattcctaacctgtgagaaacaaaacaaatagagaaaacacacgtcaaagaaaaataatcacacgcacaagacaatatttacgtggttcggcaatttgcctacgtccacggagttgcagggatttcactattatcagggaaaatacaatagtgcacaagaacactctcaagaaacccaaatcccaattacaccctagcactctctcacagaaaaataagaatagaaactgACTGCCTctctattctctattttctctcatgtgactgctaactaggttaattggaataacacattttttcttttctctgcaATGTAGCCGCCTATCTcataaagcaatatatatatatgttactttaTGTAAGTCGGTCAAGTGGGATTCTTTTTCAACTTGTATTAGGTCACCTTTTTGGCCGGATTGGGCTTGGTTGGCCCTTATGGGCTTGTGGCATAATTCAAGCCACActaacaaatctccaccttggcttgaattgatcaagcttcacgagcaaactcctccatcagctccaccttagcccttaagggctcacaagctgcaaacatcagccacaatcctccataacacaatccctcatccctgcaactcatcctcctgtcctcaagctagaagaccaattgaagctgcgcacagcttcaacttctcaatagtgacacccttagtcaacatgtctgccgggttcttagatccacaaatcttctcaagcattaccagcttatcttcaacaaggtaacggataaagtggtattttgtctgtatgtgcttcgactttgaatgaaaagccgaatttttggcaaggaagattgcactctgactgtcactgtgtagaatgcccatctcctgcttcttacccaattcatctaagaaactatgtagccaaatcatctcctttccagcttcagttgctgcaacatactcagcttctgtactagacaaagtaacaatcttctgtagatttgaagcccatgatatagctgtaccacccagagtaaaaacaaacccagtagtactttttctactatcaatatcaccagcaaaatcagcatctacataaccctgcagtttcaaacttgcacctgtgaagcaaagacatgtatctgatgaacccttcagatatctcagaatccacttgactgcctcccaatgctgctttccaggcctactcatgaatctgctcacaactcccactgcatgtgcaatgtctggccttgtacacaccatagcatacatcaagctgccaatagctgaggcatagggtaccttgctcatatggtccctttctacttctgtcttcggtgactgttctttgcttagtttgaaatgactacccaagggtgtgctcactggtttagcttcattcatattgaacctgctgagaactttcttcacatactctgactgtgaaagcttcaatgtaccattagccttgtctctaatgattctcataccaaggatttgctttgcagctcccaaatccttcattgcaaactgtttggacaattgcttcttcagattattgatctcctcaatgctagaccctgcaataagcatatcatccacatataacagtaatatgatgtaagaattgtcaaaaaacttaacatagcaacagtgatcagcttcacatctcttgaacccaattctgtgcataaaactgtcaaatttcttgtaccactgtctaggagcttgttttaggccatacaagctctttctcagtttgcagactaaattctcttgtccttgagcaatgaacccttctggctgaatcatgtaaaggtcttcctccaagtcaccatgaaggaatgctgtcttcacatctaactgctcaagatgtaagttttctgcagccaccattcccagtactagtctgattgttgacatcttcacaactggagaaaatatctctgtgtagtcaattccttccttctgctggaaccctttaacaactaatctggctttgtaacgtttgctaccatcatgctcattctttattctgtatacccacttgttgtgcaaagccttctttcctactggcaattcagttAGTTCCCATGtttgattccccaacaaggaatccatctcatccttcatggctaacttccacttgcttgaattctcatcttgcaaggcttcatcataacactctggctcaccaccatcagtcaacaggagataatttaaagtgggtgaataacgctgtggaggtctaatgttcctggaagatctgcgggcttcagctacaggtgtgctcagatctacctgtgaatttacattctccttatcttcttcaccccttttctggacagtaccttcagtcaattcatctaagttgacaaactcagatttcttttgatctatctctgtaacatctgacactacagttgacatgtccttgtacataacctgttcattaaatatcacatttctacttctgatgattttcctgttttgttcatcccaaaacctatagccaaatttctcatcaccatagccaatgaaaaaacatattttagactttgcatcaagtttactacgaacatcagaatcaatatgaacataggaaacacaaccaaaaacttttaagtgtgaaaactttacctctttaccgctccaaacctcctcaggaagtctgaactccatgggaactgaaggtcctcggtttatcaaGTAAGCTGCAGTGTTAAtagcatcagcccaaaaagtttttggtagtccagcatgcaacctcatactcctagcacgctcattgagagttctgttcatgcgctcagccacaccattctgctgtggtgtcccgggaatggtcttctccatcctaattccctgtgcagcacaatactcactgaaccctccatctatgtactctcctccattatctgacctcaaacattttacttttaaacctgtttctgtctcaaccatggccttccacttcttaaaggtttcaaatacatcagatttatttttcagaaaataaacccatacctttctgcttgagtcatcaataaaagtgatgtagtaccttgaacctccaagggatgcaaccggagaaggcccccacaaatcagtgtgtactaactccaatttttcagccttcggtgtcctgccagttttcaagaagctcacctttttctgctttcctaagatgcaactttcacacatgtcaaaatcaatggacttcaattctggtagttttccttttgacagcagcatcttcatccctttctcactcatatgaccaagtctgcggtgccataggcttgtatcaatacttgcatcagcaactgcaattgtgtctcttggact includes the following:
- the LOC115985128 gene encoding F-box/kelch-repeat protein At3g23880-like, whose translation is MEPGPQPLILQQGKNHLPHDVVLNILARLPVKSLLRFRCVCKPWDSSITSPNFISTHLSIVNNNNDDDHAYLIQTCIQYFSCKIPMICKVLCCDRTFDSLFEYSVPSVFCLNLSEMVGSCNGLVCLAQRGKLSTTSDAIYLWNPSIRKFKRLPDSCSNGKGFWLSTGFGYQSKTNDYKVVKLRGTPVVAEVYTLCSDSWRKVEISLRSKVVVSGIEPSSSPLFFSGALHWIAYHSEGEVEFQDPTMILSFDVDNEKFGEMALPAGDKLSEHSLFVFKGNVAFISCGYAENDDDLQSDSQCFIWVMRDYGVDESWNKLLSIRFENADIIFYGCIEHGELLLDKKVKEESKDGEIKIDESMILSDDTAIVSLDPETLHEKDLGILRYVTHIVTTFKESLVLLDGATGLSG